TGATCATTAGCAAGGTAGAAGGAACAGGACACCAACGGAACAGGAGTACCAAAAAAACCGAAATTGTGCAGATAAATAAGATCAGATCTAAAAAATAATTCTTAAATAATGTTATAAACATTGAGATGTAGGACATTACGTTCAAATTATTACTGACTTTGTTCATTTTACACTATTTAATTCTGATCTGAACCTTATTTGTTTCATCCGGTGTATATTGTGTCCGAATTACATCCAGAATATTTGGATAGATTTCTCTCTTTTTGCTGAAAAATTTATTCATACTCATCCATTCTGCTTTCTCGATATCTTCCGTTGTCTGAGCTACTAAAGGCTGTTTTTTACCTTCAATAAGATACCAGTGTGATTTTTTGATGATACGTTTTCCTACATTACTGCGATATGTATGCCTTGTAACCATCAATTTCTGAAGGACAACCATCTTTTTAAGTCCGGTTTCTTCCTCTATTTCTCGCAATGTGGCTTCACGTTTGGTTTCATTGGTTTCAATTTTTCCTTTTGGCAGATCCCAGGATCCTCTTCTGAAAATAAAAAGGTATTCACCCTTCTCATTTTTAACCAATCCTCCACCTGCCTCTATTTCTGTAAAATAAGATTTAAAATCACTTTTAAGTTTCAGATAATCATCCGCATGAATTACAAATTTTTCCGACTTAATAGATTTTTCCAAAACATGAATATAATCCAATAAATGCTTCTTATTTCCTGTATATTTTATAACCACATTCCCCACTCCGGATGTATCGTCCAATGTAATATCCTGAGAAGGTTTTAATATCACTTCTACTTCGTTTATATAGATTTTGTATATTTGTTTTTCTTTCATTAACCATACATGTATGAACCGAAATTTTAATCTTGCTGAAAAGCTGCTGCAAATAAAAGCAATTAAATTAAGTCCGCAAAATCCATTTACCTGGGCATCCGGAATTAAGTCTCCGATTTATTGTGACAATCGCATTACATTGTCTTATCCGGACATCAGAAAGGGGATCAAAGAATCTCTCTCTGAAATCCAATCAGAATTTGAAGAGTATGATATGATTTCAGGTGTGGCAACTGCGGGCATTGCACATGGCGTTCTACTTGCTGATAAGTTAAACAAACCCTTTTCGTATGTCAGGGCAAGTGCAAAAGGACATGGCAGACAAAATCAAATTGAAGGAGAGATAAAACCTGAGTCCAGAATCCTGGTCATTGAAGACCTTATTTCTACCGGAGGAAGTTCTCTGGAAGCGGTGGAAGTATTGAGAAACAATGGTCACACGGTAGTTGGCGTATTGGCAATATTTGACTATGGTTTTAAAAAAGCTGCTCAAAATTTTATGAATTCTTCCTGCAATTATCGTTCTTTGTCCGATTATCCAACTTTGCTTCAGGAAGCGACTTCAACTAATTACATTACTGCTGAAGAAGCTGAAATTCTGGGAGATTGGAATAAAGATCCGGATGGGTGGTATCAAAAGAATTTCGAAAGCTGATTTCGCAAATTTTTAAGTCAACAATTTTTCCGTATAATTTAATTTTATCCATTTCCACCTAGACTGGGAATGTGTACTTTTTGACATTAAAACAATAATATTTGAATGAATATAATTAATAAAAAATCAGAAGAATTTCTTTACAAATATCTCAATAATGCATCTCCTACCGGTTACGAAGCTGAAGGTCAGAAAATATGGCTGGAATATTTAAAGCCATATGTAGATGAATGGCATTTGGATAATTATGGCACTGCTTATGGTATTATCAATCCGGGTCAGGAATTTAAAGTAGTCATAGAAGCCCATGCAGATGAAATTTCGTGGTTTGTTAATCATATTGCGGACAATGGATTTATTCAGGTGATACGTAATGGAGGATCAGACCACATCATTGCGCCTTCAATGAGAGTGAATATTCATACTGAAAATGGTTTTGTTCCCGGCGTTTTCGGGTGGCCGGCAATCCATACCCGAAAAGGGAAAGACGAGAATATGTCGCCTACCATGGAAAACATATTTATAGATGTGGGAGCAAAAGATAAGGAAGAAGTTGAAAAACTGGGAATTCATGTAGGGTCTGTCATCACTTTCATGGACGATTTAATGCAGTTGAATAATCAGTATTATGTCGGACGGGCTTTGGATAACCGTATGGGAGGATTTTGTATAGCAGAGGTTGCGAGATTAATCAAGGAAAAAAAGAAGAAACTACCTTTCTCGCTATACGTTGTCAACGCAGTCCAGGAAGAAATCGGATTAAGAGGTGCAGAAATGATCGCTAATACTATAAAACCCAATGTTGCCATTATTACAGATGTTTGTCACGATACAGGGACGCCACTTGTCAACCCAAAGATTCAGGGAGATATAAAATGCGGAAAAGGTCCTTGTCTCACTTACGCACCTGCGGTACATAATAAATTATTGAAGTTAATTATGGATGTGGCAAAGAAAGAAAAAATAGACTTTCAGCGCTCAGCATCGAGCAGAAGCACCGGCACAGACACGGATGCTTTTGCATACAGTAATGGAGGTGTCCCTTCGGTTTTGATATCGCTTCCACTCAGATATATGCATACTACCGTTGAAATGGCTCATAAAGATGATATTGAAAATGTGGTAAGACTGATATATCATTCTTTATTGAATATCGAAAATGGCCACAACTTCAAATATTTTTGAGAGTAAAGATGATTAATTATCAAAAACCTTGATTGTATTTTTTATTATTACAATTTTATAAATTTTGTTGAATTTATTGTTCCGTTTTTTATCATGTGTATGAAATAAACACCAGGGGTAAGAGAAGAAATATCAAGATATCGCTCATTCCGGACATTTATTCTGTTTCCGGTTGCATCTGAAAATTGGATTCTGTCAAAATTAAAATCAAATTCTTCACCCAAGTCTATAAAATTCATGGCAGGATTGGGATGTATTCTCCATGAAACTAATTTTATATTATCCGTCAGCACATCACAATATAATATGGTATTGCTTTCTTCGAAATAGTGCGTTGATAGAAAATTAATAATCACATCAACAAAATCAATTGCAAAATTTCTCCGTGTAATTGGATTAAACCTGACTTGTTGATGGCATTCAATCTGAATTCCATCAATTGTACCATGAGATGAAGATCCATGCCTTGAAATATTATACCCACCGCTGAAATAAGGTTCGCCAGGTTTGGGATAAGGGTTTCTATCAGAGGGAACAGAAGGATGATTTACATTTTCAAAAAAAGCCCCCAAACTTTCCGATCCCTTTAATAATTGTGCGTGTGTTTGATTCAGAATATTATTTAAAGCCAGATTTTTTATACTACTATATCCTACATACTGCGCTGAATTCAATTTTTCGTCTGAAAAAGCCAGCTCGTCTTCATACAGTAAGTACCCTAATTCCAATCTTTGTAAAGTGTGCCCATGGCCGTGTATATCCAATAGTAGTCCTTTAGAAAATTGTTGATTTATGGCACTCTTGGAAGCTGCTATATACTGATGAAATTCTATCCATGCCTGAGCCGCATCCGCATTTCCATTAGCCGCTTCTTCAAGATCCCGGTTGGCGTCCAATTTAATTCTGTGCAGGTTATTAATCACTACATGCGGAAAACAACCTGTTAATAAAGTGATTTGTTGGGCTATTTCCATCGTTAGTTCCATCGTGAAAGCATCTGAAACATTCACACAATTACTACAATTCCGATCAGGAATGTCAGTGGGTCTAAGATTTCCGCCATGAGATACAGTTAATACCAGCGGCATATTTCCGGCGTAATAAGTGATATACTTTTTTGAACCATTATAGGTTTCTCCGGGCACATAAACCTGGCAAAATAATTTAAAAGTACAAACTAAAATAAAGCCTAAAGACAACCATAGAGAAATAAACCTTTGCATTACATTCAATTAGTTGAACGAAATTAAAAAATAAAGGGAAACTCTCAGTGAAAGCTTCCCTTTATTTAAAGAATAATTTTTGTAGATTATTTGATGGATTCCATCTTCACTTTATACTCTTCTGATTTCTCAAAATTTCCTTTTCGTGCATAAATTTCTTTACAAGCAATCATGGTATTGAGATCCTTTGGATTCAGACCTTCTGCTTTCAGGAAGTATGGCAAAGCCTGATCAAAATAGCCATCCATTTCAGCTTTCACTGCGTTGTATTTTTTTGTACCTGCAGGGGTATAGTCATTTGCTACTTCATTCAGTAATGCTGTCATACTTGCAGCTTTATTATAATATAGTGCTCCCTGACTATAAACTGCATCAAAGTTGGTGGGTTCTCTTTCTATTGCCTGTTTGAAATAGTCATACGCCAGTTTGAAATATTCATCCGCTTTGTCATAATTTTTTGCAGCGCGTTCTTTTTGATTTAATTGATCATAAACGCTTCCAAGTGTATTATAAACCGATACATTTTCAGGTTCTTTTGCAATAGCAGCTTTCAATTTATCAACTAACTGATCTAATTTACCTGTTCTAAGATAATAATTGATCTCAGCAAAAAGTAATCCATTGTCTTCCGGATAAAGTTTGCGTCCAGCATCCATGTAAACCATTGCTTTAGCTTCATCTTTTTCACTGGTGATGGTAAATAAAGCTTCATAAACCAAAGGCTGAGCATTTCCTGAATTGTATAGTTCCATAAAATAAGGAACAGCTTTATTTTTATCAGTACCAAAATAAGCACTTACACCTGTATAAAAGGTCTGATCAGTTGCGATCGCAGGATCTTCAAGTCTGGTGGCCATGGAATTACTCTTTAAAAGTTTGGATACATCCAATGAAGTTGAGAAATTTTCAAATGCCGCATCATAGTTTTGCTCCTGAAAGAAAGTGATTGCGATGTTATTGACTGTTTCTTCTGATTCCCTGAGACCTGCAAGCGCATCTTTTGTCTGAGATTTTTTAGCAGCCAATTCCAGACCTTTTTTAAATGATGCTACAGCTACCATTCCTGCATCCGGAGTTGCAAGTGCAAAGCCTGGATCAACAATTTTTTTTGTCATTTCAGCTTTTGCTATTTCATTGTAAATCTGCCCTTTAATATTCCAGGCTTCCGGGTCAGCATTAGCAGCGTCTGTCGTGAAAGCTTCATTTACAAGACTGATAGACTCCAACAAAATGCTTTTATTAGCTACAGGATCAAGATTATACTTTGCAAGATTTTTAGATGCAGTTTTTAATAATTTTTTGGCATCCTGTGCAGTGGTGTAACCACTCAATAATAGTACTCCCAATAGAAATAAGAAAAATCGTTTCATCTTAAGTGTTTTAATGTTTTTAAATGATGTACAAAAATATAAAATTCTTCGTTTCAATTATCGAATTTGACATTAAGACGACGATTTTATTTCATTATCGTTTAAAATTTGTTAAAAACAAATACAAATTGTTAAAATTGAATTAATTACTCTTCCTCATCTACTTGCTCTACCCTCCGGATTACAGTTACATCGGCAATGGATTCTTTTTCCTGAATTCGGATTACTTTCACACCCTGCGTCGCCCTTCCCATCAATCTCAAATCTGCTACCGGCGTTCTGATGATGATTCCATCCGCAGTTGTAATCATCAAGTCGTCAAATTCGCTGACCCATTTAATAGCAATGAGATCACCTGTTTTATCACTGATGTTCATAGTTTTCACTCCTTTTCCACCTCGATTTGTGATTCTGTAATCTTCTATAGCGGATCGTTTTCCATTTCCTTTTTGGGATACAACCAATACTGAATATTCCATTTTTGTCGGATCCGCAGAAATCATCCCGATCACCTGATCTTTTTCCTCAAGACTCATAGACCGGACACCAGCTGCTGATCTTCCCATAGGCCTGACCTTAGATTCATTAAATCGGATGGCTCTACCTTTTCTGTTAGCGATTATTATTTCATTGTTACCCGAAGTTAGTTTAGCCTCCAGTAGCTGATCACCTTCATTAATAGTAATGGCATTAATACCGTTGACTCTTGGACGCGAGAATGCTTCAATAATCGTCTTTTTAATCATGCCCTGTTTTGTACAGAAAATGATGTAGTTATTATTGATGAACTCCTCATCATTCAGATTTTCAATTTTTATATATGCTCTCACTTTATCATCCGTAGGGATTGCAAGCAAATTCTGAATCACACGACCCTGAGAAGTTTTACTGGCTTCCGGAATTTCAAATGCACGCAACCAAAAGCATCTTCCCTGTTCCGTAAACAACAACAGATAATTATGATTATGAGCAATAAACATCTGCTCTATAAAATCAGCATCTCTGGTTTTACTACCTCTGGAACCTCTGCCTCCTCTGCTTTGCTGTTTGAATTCAGCCGTTTTGGTACGTTTTACGTAACCTAAATGAGATATTGTAATCACAACTTCTTCATTTGGAATCAGATCTTCCACACTGATTTCATCATCGGAATATGAGATATCGGTCCTTCTTGCATCACCATATTTTTCTTTTATTTCGTCCAGCTCCTGCTTTACAATATCTCTTTGTAATTGCTCACTTTCCAAAATAGATTTATAGTATGCGATTTTTGCCAGAATTTCATTATACTCTTCTCTTACTTTTTCAATTTCCAGACTTACTAATCTCTGCAATCTGATTTCGAGTATGGCTTTGGCCTGAATTTCAGAAAACTGAAATGCTGCAATCAATCCATCTTTTGCATCTTCTACGGTTTTGGACTGGCGGATTATTCGGATTACTTCATCAATATTGTCCAGAGCAATAAGCAAGCCTTCCAGAATATGAGCTCTTTCTTCTGCTTTACGAAGATCGTATTTCGTTCTTCTGACTATCACTTCAATCCTGAATTTGATAAACTCTACAATCAAATCCTTCAGATTCAGTGTCCTGGGTCTTCCGTTTACAAGAGCTACGTTGTTGACACCATATGATGTCTGCAAAGGTGTATATTTGTAAATTTTACTCAAGACGACGCTCGCCATAGCGTCTCTTTTAATTTCCACCACAATCCGGAGGCCTTTTCTATCCGACTCGTCCCGCAGATCCGTTACACCTTCAATTTTATCTTCATTGACTAATTCTGCAATTTTTGCAACTAATGTAGCCTTATTAACCTGATACGGAATCTCGGTAATGATGATGGTTTCTTTTCCTCCCGGACCTGATTCTATATTCGCTTTACCTCTGACGATAATTTTACCTCTACCTGTTTCAAGTGCTTCTCTCACACCTGCATATCCGAATATTGTACCTCCTGTTGGAAAGTCAGGTGCTTTGATGTATTCCATCAGCTCCGGAATTGTAATCTCCGGATTATCAATTGTTGCTTTAATACCATCTACAACTTCTGAAAGATTGTGGGGCAGCATATTTGTAGCCATACCTACTGCAATTCCGGATGCACCATTGATCAATAAATTTGGTATCCTTGCCGGCAAAACAGATGGTTCTTCCAGAGAATCATCAAAATTCAATTTAAAGTCAACAGTCTCTTTATTAATATCAGCGAGCATTTCATCACTGATACGTGCAAGTCTTGCTTCTGTATATCGCATTGCAGCCGGACTATCCCCGTCCATAGACCCAAAGTTACCCTGGCCATCCACAAGTGGATAACGGAGAGACCAATCCTGAGCCATACGAACCATTGCATCATAAACCGATGAATCACCATGTGGATGGTATTTACCCAAAACTTCCCCTACAATTCTTGCGGATTTTTTATGTGAACGACCAAATGCAAGTCCAAGATCTGACATTCCATAAAGTACTCTCCTATGTACTGGTTTTAGTCCATCCCGCACATCGGGTAAAGCTCTTGAAACAATCACTGACATAGAGTAATCTATGTAGGATGACTTCATTTCATCTTCAATATTAATTGGAATAATTCTTTGATTATCAGACATTTATATATAATTTTAAACAATTCGAATTAGAATGTGCAAAAATAGTCAAATTATATAAAAAATCATAATATCAAAACATATATTTTGGAGATATTTGAAGTATTATTCATAATAAATTCAATGAATCACTTAATATTTTTCATAACAAAAAATATATTGAAATAATACTTAAATAAACCGTTTCCAAATAGTCTTCAGGAGCCAAATTCTCAATAATTGTATTTTAACCATCCGCTTTCAGGATTTATTTATTTAACTTTGGAGTTTAAACATTTTATGAGAGTTAGTTTTATTATAAAAGGTCTGATTTTATTAATGGTGCTGAATAACCTGCAAGGGATAAATGGCCTTAACAATCCTGACTTAAGTTACAGTAAGGGGCAATTTAGCCCACTTCAGTCAGAGATTTTTTATAATTTAGCGGTACAATCAACTAATTCTGCAAATAAACTTATTACTGGATCTAAACAAATTGAATGTCGAAAGCCATTTGGTTTAAGTTTTTTGAACCGAACCACGACTTCCATTGAACTCCGATGGTCTGATACCAATCTTAATGCAGAAAGTTGGGACTTAGAGTTAGTGATGAGAGGTAAAGCCAGTACCGGAATACCCACTGTTTCAAATATTCCAACAAAACTGTATCTTTACAATAATCTTAATCCTTCTCAAGCGTATGATATTTATATCAGGGCAAAATGTCAGGGAGACGGATACTCCGATTGGAACGGGCCTTTTTTATTTACTACTGCCTTTACTAACCCTACTGAATGTAGTATAAATGTTCCTGTAAAAGATAACGGGACAGAAACTTTTTTTATTGATGTCACAGAAAGTGGTATGCTTGGTAAAGACATTTTCATTTCATCTGTAGATCTGATTATGGAACATGACTGGCCGGCAGATATGCAGTTTATGTTGGAAACTCCTTCAGGTAAATCAATCATCCTCATAAATCACCAAGGTACGGTAAAAGACAATTTCGGAAACGTCAATGACAGTTTGTGTCATGAATTTACCCGAATAGATCAAAACGCCTGCATGAGCATTGAGTCATTTCAACCTCCCTTCATAGGGAGTTTCAAATCATTTGAAGAATTCAGGTTGCTGGAGGATAATTCAGATGTAAAAGGTCAATGGAAATTGAAAACTTTTGACAGGGCTACTCAGGATGTAGGCGTAATTCGGTTTTTCAGGATAAACTTTAGTAACGAAAGTTGTTTAATTCCCGACAATTTTATCATTTCAGATATTGGAAATAATGAAGTCAGAGTAGAGTGGAGCTCTTTTTCACAATGTAACGCAGTCAGATTTAGTATCGGCTTTCCGGAAGCTCCTGTAGATTCACTCACGCACTATTTTGTGAATTGCAGTACAGAATCATTTGTCATCAGTGGATTGCCGCCTAATTCAAATTTTCAGATTTTCATAAATGCAATTTGCGGCACCTCTTTATCTCAGTCCGGTTGTCCGATATACTTCAGAACAAATTGCGAAGCTGAGACATTAATAGAAACCTTTGACAATCAACAAAAATGTATAGAAGGATGTACGTTTGATTGTCTGATAGAAGGAGTCTGGCAAAATACTTTGAATGACGGAGGGCAGGATTGGATCGTTTGGTCAGGAAAAACAGATACTGAACTTACCGGACCGGATGGCGATATAAACAATGCCGGAAATTATATTTATATTGAAAACAGCCCGGAAATCTGCGGAACAAAGAACACTGTTATTTTAGAAAGCAAATGTATAATCATAAAGTCAAATCCTTCAGGTTGTGATTTCTCATTCAATTATCATATGAACGGGCAAAATATCAGTTTTCTTAATCTAGAGATTACTATCGATGATGGATTAACCTGGGATACTCTTTTTACTACCAACGGAAATAATGGACCAAAGTGGCATGAACATACATTGTCCCTTGCTGAATATAACAATCACCTTGCCCGGATCAGATTTGTATCGGAGAGTGGCGTCGGAGTTTTTGCTGATATCGCATTAGATCAAATAAACTTTTACGGATCATCAATCGCTGATGGCACAATCCGATATTTTATTGATACTGATGGTGATGGATTTGGTAGTATTACAGAATATGGAGACTTCTGCACTTCTTTGACCCCACCGGGTTACAGCTCTGTTTCAGGAGATTGCGACGACTCTAATGCGGGTATTAATCCGAATGCGAGCGAAATTCAGTGTAATCTGATTGATGAAAATTGTAATGGAATGGCAGATGATGCTATTGAAACTAATCCGATCGTTTATCAGGCAACATTGAAGGAAGAAAGCTGTTCGGGCTTCAACGACGGAATGATTTCACTTGAAATATCGGGTGGAACTCCTCCATATCAGATTCAATGGAGTAATAGCCAAACCGGGCAGAGTATAGAAAATTTAGGTACAGGTATTTATTTTGCAGAAATATCAGATACAGGTGGATGTCAGGTAAGAACTGAATTTTTTGAAATTACTACTGTTTCCAGAATAAACTTTACGCTATTAGCCTTGAACAGACCCAGATGCGAAGGAATTTCAGACGGGAGTATTTCAATTGAACATTCAGGAGGAAAAGAACCTTTTCATTACCTATGGAGCAATGGTCAGAATACAAAAAATTTAGATAATCTGAGTGGCGGTAATTACGAAGTCACTATAACGGATGATGAAGGTTGTAATTATAAGTCTAATGTGATAAACCTTGCAGCATTACCATCATTAACTGCAAACTTTAATTCCAGAAAAAGCCCAAGGTGTTTTGGTTTATCTGACGGCGAATTGAGTATTTCAGTTTCAAACGGTACTCCGCCTTATCTGTATTCATGGAATTCAGGGCAAAATACTGCGCAAATTTCCGGTATTCCGGCAGGATTATATATTAGTACAATCTCAGACCAAACAGGATGCTCGGTTACCTTAACCACAGAGTTAACCCAACCTTCAAAAATCGAAACAGAAATAGTATCAATTGAGGATATCAGATGTTTTAATGAAAATAATGGAAGTATCAAGACTAACACCACAGGAGGAACACCCCCATATACCTATTTCTGGAATAATTTTTTATTTACTGATGATATTTTCAACTTACCTTCCGGTCAATACAGCTTACAGGTGAATGATAAAAACGGTTGTGAAGTTATTTTATCCGGTATTACTGTTGACCAGCCGCCGCTTTTATCAGGAATGGTCGATAGTATAAAATCTGCTGTATGTCAGGGTGGAAACCAAGGATATATTAAGGTTTCCGCTAAAGGTGGTATTCCTGATTACTCTTTTGCATGGAAACACACCTTGGAAAATCTTAACTTCAGTGACCAGTTAAAACCCGGCATATATAGTGTTACTATTTTTGATCAGAATGGGTGCAAAGCTAATATCAG
The genomic region above belongs to Saprospiraceae bacterium and contains:
- a CDS encoding NUDIX domain-containing protein; its protein translation is MKEKQIYKIYINEVEVILKPSQDITLDDTSGVGNVVIKYTGNKKHLLDYIHVLEKSIKSEKFVIHADDYLKLKSDFKSYFTEIEAGGGLVKNEKGEYLFIFRRGSWDLPKGKIETNETKREATLREIEEETGLKKMVVLQKLMVTRHTYRSNVGKRIIKKSHWYLIEGKKQPLVAQTTEDIEKAEWMSMNKFFSKKREIYPNILDVIRTQYTPDETNKVQIRIK
- a CDS encoding orotate phosphoribosyltransferase, with translation MNRNFNLAEKLLQIKAIKLSPQNPFTWASGIKSPIYCDNRITLSYPDIRKGIKESLSEIQSEFEEYDMISGVATAGIAHGVLLADKLNKPFSYVRASAKGHGRQNQIEGEIKPESRILVIEDLISTGGSSLEAVEVLRNNGHTVVGVLAIFDYGFKKAAQNFMNSSCNYRSLSDYPTLLQEATSTNYITAEEAEILGDWNKDPDGWYQKNFES
- a CDS encoding M42 family metallopeptidase; the encoded protein is MNIINKKSEEFLYKYLNNASPTGYEAEGQKIWLEYLKPYVDEWHLDNYGTAYGIINPGQEFKVVIEAHADEISWFVNHIADNGFIQVIRNGGSDHIIAPSMRVNIHTENGFVPGVFGWPAIHTRKGKDENMSPTMENIFIDVGAKDKEEVEKLGIHVGSVITFMDDLMQLNNQYYVGRALDNRMGGFCIAEVARLIKEKKKKLPFSLYVVNAVQEEIGLRGAEMIANTIKPNVAIITDVCHDTGTPLVNPKIQGDIKCGKGPCLTYAPAVHNKLLKLIMDVAKKEKIDFQRSASSRSTGTDTDAFAYSNGGVPSVLISLPLRYMHTTVEMAHKDDIENVVRLIYHSLLNIENGHNFKYF
- a CDS encoding T9SS type A sorting domain-containing protein, translated to MQRFISLWLSLGFILVCTFKLFCQVYVPGETYNGSKKYITYYAGNMPLVLTVSHGGNLRPTDIPDRNCSNCVNVSDAFTMELTMEIAQQITLLTGCFPHVVINNLHRIKLDANRDLEEAANGNADAAQAWIEFHQYIAASKSAINQQFSKGLLLDIHGHGHTLQRLELGYLLYEDELAFSDEKLNSAQYVGYSSIKNLALNNILNQTHAQLLKGSESLGAFFENVNHPSVPSDRNPYPKPGEPYFSGGYNISRHGSSSHGTIDGIQIECHQQVRFNPITRRNFAIDFVDVIINFLSTHYFEESNTILYCDVLTDNIKLVSWRIHPNPAMNFIDLGEEFDFNFDRIQFSDATGNRINVRNERYLDISSLTPGVYFIHMIKNGTINSTKFIKL
- the gyrA gene encoding DNA gyrase subunit A, with protein sequence MSDNQRIIPINIEDEMKSSYIDYSMSVIVSRALPDVRDGLKPVHRRVLYGMSDLGLAFGRSHKKSARIVGEVLGKYHPHGDSSVYDAMVRMAQDWSLRYPLVDGQGNFGSMDGDSPAAMRYTEARLARISDEMLADINKETVDFKLNFDDSLEEPSVLPARIPNLLINGASGIAVGMATNMLPHNLSEVVDGIKATIDNPEITIPELMEYIKAPDFPTGGTIFGYAGVREALETGRGKIIVRGKANIESGPGGKETIIITEIPYQVNKATLVAKIAELVNEDKIEGVTDLRDESDRKGLRIVVEIKRDAMASVVLSKIYKYTPLQTSYGVNNVALVNGRPRTLNLKDLIVEFIKFRIEVIVRRTKYDLRKAEERAHILEGLLIALDNIDEVIRIIRQSKTVEDAKDGLIAAFQFSEIQAKAILEIRLQRLVSLEIEKVREEYNEILAKIAYYKSILESEQLQRDIVKQELDEIKEKYGDARRTDISYSDDEISVEDLIPNEEVVITISHLGYVKRTKTAEFKQQSRGGRGSRGSKTRDADFIEQMFIAHNHNYLLLFTEQGRCFWLRAFEIPEASKTSQGRVIQNLLAIPTDDKVRAYIKIENLNDEEFINNNYIIFCTKQGMIKKTIIEAFSRPRVNGINAITINEGDQLLEAKLTSGNNEIIIANRKGRAIRFNESKVRPMGRSAAGVRSMSLEEKDQVIGMISADPTKMEYSVLVVSQKGNGKRSAIEDYRITNRGGKGVKTMNISDKTGDLIAIKWVSEFDDLMITTADGIIIRTPVADLRLMGRATQGVKVIRIQEKESIADVTVIRRVEQVDEEE
- a CDS encoding T9SS type A sorting domain-containing protein; protein product: MYFNHPLSGFIYLTLEFKHFMRVSFIIKGLILLMVLNNLQGINGLNNPDLSYSKGQFSPLQSEIFYNLAVQSTNSANKLITGSKQIECRKPFGLSFLNRTTTSIELRWSDTNLNAESWDLELVMRGKASTGIPTVSNIPTKLYLYNNLNPSQAYDIYIRAKCQGDGYSDWNGPFLFTTAFTNPTECSINVPVKDNGTETFFIDVTESGMLGKDIFISSVDLIMEHDWPADMQFMLETPSGKSIILINHQGTVKDNFGNVNDSLCHEFTRIDQNACMSIESFQPPFIGSFKSFEEFRLLEDNSDVKGQWKLKTFDRATQDVGVIRFFRINFSNESCLIPDNFIISDIGNNEVRVEWSSFSQCNAVRFSIGFPEAPVDSLTHYFVNCSTESFVISGLPPNSNFQIFINAICGTSLSQSGCPIYFRTNCEAETLIETFDNQQKCIEGCTFDCLIEGVWQNTLNDGGQDWIVWSGKTDTELTGPDGDINNAGNYIYIENSPEICGTKNTVILESKCIIIKSNPSGCDFSFNYHMNGQNISFLNLEITIDDGLTWDTLFTTNGNNGPKWHEHTLSLAEYNNHLARIRFVSESGVGVFADIALDQINFYGSSIADGTIRYFIDTDGDGFGSITEYGDFCTSLTPPGYSSVSGDCDDSNAGINPNASEIQCNLIDENCNGMADDAIETNPIVYQATLKEESCSGFNDGMISLEISGGTPPYQIQWSNSQTGQSIENLGTGIYFAEISDTGGCQVRTEFFEITTVSRINFTLLALNRPRCEGISDGSISIEHSGGKEPFHYLWSNGQNTKNLDNLSGGNYEVTITDDEGCNYKSNVINLAALPSLTANFNSRKSPRCFGLSDGELSISVSNGTPPYLYSWNSGQNTAQISGIPAGLYISTISDQTGCSVTLTTELTQPSKIETEIVSIEDIRCFNENNGSIKTNTTGGTPPYTYFWNNFLFTDDIFNLPSGQYSLQVNDKNGCEVILSGITVDQPPLLSGMVDSIKSAVCQGGNQGYIKVSAKGGIPDYSFAWKHTLENLNFSDQLKPGIYSVTIFDQNGCKANIRNIEVPFLNEPIISELELINGNKCHNDTLAGISAEIFNGTLPLDFNWSSGVQHIRNITKDSITNLPSGTYSLTITDATGCTGISEQVVISSIPTLIYQVLFTQDNECNDEEQGLIQLSVSGGTPPLMVNWDNGQNGTTLSGLQNGEYAFTLTDVNECKLQGQTIKIKSDSDIKVVESIQHPTGVNADGKICLDVIGFVAPLTIIWDHDSAENDKLCVENLLPGAYTATLSDGGGCNVLLTIVLETVNSTGDVENRKYSERVYPNPADQYITIDSELKLTQIKIFNVNGKTLYILKAPDDKNYLDISWLSSGIYIVEISNNHYTKQLKLIKK